Proteins co-encoded in one Saprospira grandis genomic window:
- the lysA gene encoding diaminopimelate decarboxylase, which yields MQWNDAQERYELGQLGLEELVQEFGSPLFVYDSAKIKSQYLKMEQALSACPSVKINYACKALSNLTILKLLRSLGAGLDAVSYQEIKLGLAAGFAPEDIIYTPNSVGAEELEAALALGVKLNIDNIEMLEYLGHKYPGQGFCIRINPHIMAGGNAKISVGHIDSKFGISIHQMPLVERIVSSLKLNIEGVHMHTGSDILNVEVFSMAADILFNIARKFDTVRYVDLGSGFKVKYKESDIETDMQEFGQEISQRFNALCEELGRELTLMFEPGKYLVSEAGCFLAQANVIKQTISTIFVGIDSGFNHLIRPMFYDAHHEIVNISNPVGKPKIYTVVGYICETDTFGYNRKLAEVREGDILAFKNAGAYCFSMASNYNSRYRPAEVLLHEGQAYLIRERETFEDLIRLQADLAIF from the coding sequence ATGCAATGGAATGATGCGCAAGAGCGCTATGAATTGGGCCAACTTGGCCTAGAAGAACTGGTCCAAGAGTTTGGCAGCCCACTATTTGTTTATGATAGCGCCAAAATCAAATCGCAGTACCTCAAAATGGAGCAGGCCTTATCGGCCTGCCCTTCGGTCAAAATTAACTATGCCTGCAAGGCCCTAAGCAACCTGACGATCCTTAAACTATTGCGCAGCCTTGGCGCTGGCTTAGATGCCGTTTCTTATCAAGAAATTAAGCTGGGTTTAGCAGCTGGTTTTGCCCCTGAAGATATTATTTATACCCCCAATTCGGTAGGGGCCGAGGAGCTAGAAGCGGCTCTTGCCCTAGGCGTCAAACTGAATATCGATAATATTGAAATGCTAGAGTATTTGGGCCATAAATACCCCGGCCAAGGCTTTTGTATCCGCATCAATCCGCATATTATGGCGGGCGGAAATGCAAAGATTTCGGTGGGCCATATCGACTCTAAGTTTGGTATTTCTATCCACCAAATGCCCCTGGTCGAACGAATTGTAAGCAGCCTCAAACTCAATATTGAAGGGGTGCATATGCATACCGGCTCCGACATTCTCAATGTGGAGGTCTTTTCTATGGCGGCCGATATTCTCTTCAATATTGCCCGCAAATTCGATACGGTTCGCTATGTCGATTTGGGCAGTGGTTTTAAGGTGAAATACAAGGAGAGCGATATCGAAACTGATATGCAGGAGTTTGGCCAAGAGATTTCTCAACGCTTTAATGCGCTTTGCGAGGAGCTGGGCCGAGAACTGACATTGATGTTTGAACCCGGCAAATATTTGGTCAGCGAAGCGGGCTGCTTTTTGGCCCAAGCCAATGTGATCAAACAAACCATTTCGACCATTTTTGTTGGCATCGATAGCGGTTTTAACCACCTCATCCGCCCCATGTTTTACGATGCTCATCACGAGATCGTCAATATCTCAAATCCTGTGGGCAAACCCAAGATTTATACGGTGGTGGGCTACATTTGCGAGACCGATACTTTTGGCTATAACCGCAAACTGGCGGAGGTCCGAGAAGGCGATATCTTGGCCTTCAAAAATGCGGGGGCCTACTGCTTTTCGATGGCGTCCAACTACAATTCTCGCTACCGCCCCGCCGAGGTTCTTTTGCATGAGGGCCAGGCCTATCTCATCCGAGAGCGAGAAACGTTTGAGGATCTGATTCGCCTGCAAGCTGATCTAGCTATTTTTTAG
- a CDS encoding CBS domain-containing protein: protein MLAANLISYAVPPLRASDSGEKALNWMSDFHVRHLPIVEDRQLLGILSEDELLNFNAPEESILENEPILLHKSVEPGQHLFEVMKLIVDTNLTVVPVLDQEQNYLGLITLENLLRHFAETGAISHPGGMLLIRMPARDYSLAEIARLIEGENCKVLSCFISSAPTDAHLELTLKLSRQDLKHVVATLERFGYEVESFYESEYLDDLRDRYEGLMRYLNM, encoded by the coding sequence ATGCTTGCAGCCAATTTGATTTCTTATGCCGTTCCGCCCCTAAGGGCTAGCGATAGCGGTGAAAAGGCCCTCAATTGGATGAGCGACTTCCATGTTCGCCACCTCCCTATTGTAGAGGACCGACAGCTTTTGGGCATTCTCTCCGAAGATGAGTTGCTCAACTTTAATGCGCCAGAAGAAAGCATTTTGGAAAATGAGCCCATTTTGCTGCATAAGAGTGTAGAGCCTGGCCAACACCTTTTTGAGGTCATGAAACTGATTGTAGATACCAATCTTACGGTAGTGCCTGTTTTGGACCAAGAACAAAATTATTTGGGGCTCATCACCCTAGAAAATTTGCTGCGGCATTTTGCCGAAACGGGGGCCATTTCGCATCCTGGAGGCATGCTCCTCATTCGGATGCCCGCCCGCGATTATTCTTTGGCCGAAATTGCCCGTTTGATTGAAGGCGAAAACTGTAAGGTCTTGAGTTGCTTTATCTCTTCGGCCCCAACGGATGCTCATTTAGAGCTCACGCTCAAGCTAAGCCGCCAAGACCTTAAGCATGTGGTGGCCACCTTAGAGCGTTTTGGTTATGAAGTAGAGTCTTTTTATGAATCAGAATATTTGGATGATCTTCGAGATCGTTATGAGGGGCTAATGCGCTACCTCAATATGTAA
- a CDS encoding anthranilate synthase component II → MRLLLIDNYDSFTFNLYDYFLRLDCKVVVIRNDAADLLSQLAQGGWDGLLLSPGPERPEKAGQLMAALDLAYELDLPTLGICLGHQAIGLKWGAVLHRATQPMHGKTSLIQHQAKDLFEGLAQPMQVMRYHSLILDDLPSRLEATAFGPQGEIMALRDKLAPVWGVQFHPESILSPEGLSLLANWLHSLALLK, encoded by the coding sequence ATGCGTTTATTGCTAATAGATAATTATGATTCCTTTACCTTTAATCTTTATGATTATTTTTTACGTTTAGATTGTAAGGTAGTCGTCATTCGAAATGATGCGGCAGATTTGCTCTCGCAATTGGCCCAAGGAGGCTGGGACGGGCTTTTGCTCTCTCCTGGTCCAGAACGGCCCGAAAAGGCGGGGCAGCTCATGGCCGCCCTAGATCTTGCCTATGAGTTGGACCTGCCTACCCTAGGCATCTGTTTGGGCCATCAGGCCATTGGCCTAAAATGGGGAGCTGTTCTTCATCGGGCAACGCAGCCCATGCATGGCAAAACCTCTCTGATTCAACATCAGGCCAAGGACCTCTTTGAGGGCTTGGCGCAGCCCATGCAAGTCATGCGCTACCATTCGCTCATTTTAGACGATTTGCCCAGCCGCCTAGAAGCGACGGCCTTTGGTCCCCAAGGCGAAATTATGGCCCTTAGGGATAAATTGGCCCCAGTTTGGGGAGTACAATTTCACCCCGAATCCATTCTGAGCCCTGAAGGGCTCTCACTTTTGGCCAACTGGCTCCACAGTTTGGCCCTCTTAAAATAA
- a CDS encoding CvpA family protein, which produces MGVDIVFIIMVAYGFYFGYVYGLIKVVVFIISLILALGVSMYITPALSDLISLTIEIDSAFLPFVAFLVSVFGIMAIARIIFLLFDKNVTSKRVNQFTRAIGGFMMSGMFSFLFSVLVTFFSQAHVLTPEKLEHSSFFYPYVQKIPNVGTAVLERIAPYVGSFTKYMKKSLDQLREGGAYKEEGPRLDDLFMEEDYSLDSLKKAPPPPPPTADSTDLSTEED; this is translated from the coding sequence ATGGGCGTTGATATCGTTTTTATTATCATGGTAGCCTATGGCTTTTACTTTGGCTACGTCTATGGCCTAATTAAAGTGGTGGTTTTTATCATCTCCTTAATTTTAGCCCTAGGCGTATCTATGTATATTACCCCCGCCTTAAGCGACTTGATTAGCCTGACCATCGAGATCGACTCCGCCTTTTTGCCCTTTGTGGCCTTTTTGGTCTCTGTTTTTGGCATTATGGCCATTGCTCGAATTATTTTCTTGCTCTTTGATAAAAACGTAACCAGCAAAAGGGTCAATCAGTTTACCCGCGCTATTGGCGGATTTATGATGTCGGGCATGTTTAGCTTTTTGTTTTCGGTTTTGGTCACCTTTTTTAGCCAAGCCCATGTACTAACTCCCGAAAAACTAGAACATAGTTCTTTTTTCTATCCCTATGTACAAAAAATACCCAATGTGGGCACCGCCGTTCTAGAACGAATTGCGCCCTATGTGGGCAGCTTTACCAAATACATGAAAAAGTCATTGGACCAACTGCGGGAAGGAGGAGCCTACAAAGAAGAAGGCCCTCGGCTAGATGATTTATTTATGGAGGAAGATTATAGTTTGGACAGCCTTAAAAAGGCGCCGCCCCCTCCTCCCCCAACAGCAGATAGTACAGACTTAAGTACAGAAGAAGACTAG
- a CDS encoding GatB/YqeY domain-containing protein yields the protein MSLSERIKEGLKTAMKNKDEARKRTIRAIKAQLLLMQTDGTGAEITEERELKMLQTMVKQREDSLTTYQEQGREELAQVEAEEIAIIKEFLPAQLEGEALVAEIKAIIEEAGASSMKDMGRVMGMASKKLLGKADGKSISATVKQLLG from the coding sequence ATGTCACTGAGTGAACGCATCAAAGAAGGCCTAAAAACGGCCATGAAGAACAAAGATGAGGCCCGCAAACGGACCATCCGCGCCATTAAGGCCCAACTTCTCCTGATGCAAACTGACGGCACAGGTGCCGAAATTACCGAAGAGCGCGAGCTCAAGATGCTACAAACCATGGTAAAGCAAAGAGAAGACTCGCTCACTACTTATCAAGAACAAGGCCGCGAAGAATTGGCCCAAGTAGAGGCAGAGGAAATCGCCATCATCAAAGAGTTTTTGCCCGCTCAACTAGAAGGCGAAGCTTTGGTGGCTGAAATTAAGGCCATCATTGAAGAAGCTGGCGCAAGCAGCATGAAAGATATGGGCCGCGTAATGGGTATGGCCAGCAAAAAATTGTTGGGCAAAGCCGATGGCAAAAGCATTTCGGCCACCGTTAAGCAACTACTCGGATAA
- a CDS encoding thioredoxin family protein produces the protein MYRLVSTFVCLAVLFLQQSAFGQIEFFHGSFAEARELAKKEHKIIFLDAYASWCGPCKRMAKTVFSQAEAGDFYNKHFVNLKIDMEKGEGPALARKYQVSAYPTLLFIDAEGELVHYQRGGLPIDRFLQLGQTALSKIDHSGEFAARYEEGDRSPELLRAYAYALLMGGKPSLKIANEYIRTQEDWRTKENLDFLFDFALEADCTAFELLLEQQQKARAEKGEQVFLDQLLVAARATAKKAQEFQAPALIKEASKKLKKADAKLAKSFEAQAWVDYYIALKDWPKALKYSKKQLKKYGDAQMQHKYARIFGEAQLQEKYYKEALKWAKSAFEAKPSQEYGQTYLYLLRKLKQEEAAKKLVKELHEIGH, from the coding sequence ATGTACAGACTAGTTTCCACCTTTGTTTGTTTGGCTGTTTTGTTTTTGCAGCAATCGGCTTTTGGGCAAATTGAGTTTTTTCATGGCAGCTTTGCCGAGGCCCGAGAGTTGGCCAAAAAAGAGCATAAAATCATTTTTTTGGATGCCTATGCCAGCTGGTGCGGCCCTTGTAAGCGCATGGCCAAAACGGTTTTTTCGCAGGCAGAAGCGGGTGATTTTTACAATAAGCATTTTGTCAATTTGAAGATTGACATGGAGAAAGGGGAGGGGCCCGCTTTGGCCAGAAAGTACCAGGTTTCGGCTTATCCGACCTTGCTTTTTATTGATGCAGAAGGGGAGTTGGTGCATTATCAAAGGGGTGGTTTGCCGATTGATCGTTTTTTGCAGTTGGGCCAAACGGCCTTATCAAAAATTGACCATAGTGGGGAGTTTGCAGCGCGTTATGAGGAGGGCGATCGGAGTCCAGAACTGCTGCGGGCCTATGCTTATGCCCTTTTGATGGGGGGCAAGCCGAGCCTTAAAATTGCCAATGAATATATTCGGACGCAGGAGGATTGGAGGACTAAAGAGAACCTAGATTTCCTCTTTGATTTTGCCTTAGAAGCGGATTGTACGGCCTTTGAGCTCTTGTTGGAGCAGCAGCAAAAGGCCAGGGCAGAAAAAGGGGAGCAGGTCTTTTTAGATCAGTTGTTAGTGGCTGCTCGGGCAACGGCCAAAAAGGCCCAAGAATTTCAGGCTCCGGCCCTAATTAAGGAGGCCAGCAAAAAGCTAAAAAAGGCCGATGCCAAGCTGGCTAAATCCTTTGAGGCCCAGGCTTGGGTAGATTATTATATAGCCCTAAAAGATTGGCCCAAGGCGCTAAAGTATAGCAAAAAACAGCTCAAAAAATATGGCGATGCTCAAATGCAGCATAAGTATGCCCGCATTTTTGGAGAGGCGCAACTGCAAGAAAAATACTATAAGGAGGCTTTAAAATGGGCCAAATCGGCCTTTGAGGCTAAGCCTTCTCAGGAGTATGGCCAAACCTATTTGTATTTGCTACGCAAACTAAAGCAGGAAGAAGCGGCCAAAAAATTGGTTAAAGAGCTGCATGAAATTGGGCATTAA
- a CDS encoding glycosyltransferase translates to MKNRIPRKHVYCFLPYNLSCPSARYRAYFPLRNLAKSGQITVDFIQPSAHWQKRFRFLWIYSQLLFWPKKNSRIFIQKVCSTRYYGYLLRFLVFCRPNISFFDLDDAENYRQPSQNMHFFLGKAKACSLGSQALKEYAQAFNSNCRIHTSAVPRQQEQTGPKHQPLRLIWLGDFGDGRKKSKLFSHKTNVYSLLFPALKKLQFPVELHLLGIKKKSDIPEIQAYFALSPHIQLVIPQHLNWVEDDWVYPYLAKMDLGLAPLVDHPFNQAKSAFKAKQYLSVGLPVLASDIGENSRFVQHGRNGFLFRTEADLLQQLNFFQAIDTQQIKGFQLAAKATAEQFSMTNYEQQLLQLLFEED, encoded by the coding sequence ATGAAGAACAGAATACCTAGAAAACATGTCTATTGTTTTTTGCCCTACAACCTTTCTTGCCCTAGCGCTCGCTATCGGGCCTACTTTCCTTTGCGCAATTTGGCCAAATCGGGCCAGATTACGGTAGACTTTATACAGCCCTCTGCTCATTGGCAAAAGCGCTTTAGATTTCTGTGGATTTACAGCCAATTGTTATTTTGGCCCAAGAAAAATAGTCGGATTTTCATTCAGAAGGTCTGCTCTACCCGTTACTATGGCTACCTGCTTCGCTTTTTGGTTTTTTGTCGTCCCAATATTAGTTTTTTTGATTTGGACGATGCCGAGAACTACCGACAGCCTAGTCAAAATATGCACTTTTTTTTGGGTAAGGCCAAAGCCTGTAGCCTAGGGAGCCAAGCCCTCAAAGAGTATGCGCAAGCCTTTAATTCCAATTGCCGCATTCATACTTCTGCGGTGCCTCGGCAGCAAGAACAAACTGGGCCAAAACATCAGCCTTTGCGTTTGATTTGGTTGGGTGATTTTGGCGATGGACGCAAAAAGTCAAAGCTGTTTTCGCATAAAACAAATGTTTATAGCTTGCTTTTTCCAGCCCTCAAAAAACTCCAGTTTCCAGTAGAGTTACATCTTTTGGGCATAAAGAAAAAGAGCGACATTCCCGAAATTCAAGCGTATTTTGCCCTATCTCCTCATATTCAATTAGTGATTCCTCAACATTTAAATTGGGTAGAAGATGACTGGGTTTATCCCTATTTAGCCAAGATGGATCTGGGCCTGGCTCCTCTAGTTGATCATCCTTTCAATCAGGCCAAATCTGCCTTTAAAGCAAAGCAATACCTTTCGGTGGGTTTGCCCGTTTTAGCTAGCGATATTGGCGAAAATAGCCGCTTTGTTCAGCATGGACGAAATGGCTTTCTTTTTCGGACGGAGGCCGACTTACTCCAACAATTGAATTTTTTTCAAGCCATAGACACTCAGCAAATCAAGGGCTTTCAATTGGCCGCCAAAGCAACTGCTGAGCAGTTTAGTATGACCAATTATGAGCAGCAGCTGCTACAACTGTTGTTTGAGGAGGATTAG
- a CDS encoding DUF58 domain-containing protein: MSKRSLYLFLGLLAVFGLSFLPLGIAAPLLYALRLALIVAASQLALKPLHLPRRFFIVLGSLVVFLALGMAASWLLVMAQVALFLFLALVVVDAILLFHPKIKLKAARKLPKLFSLSDPNPIKLELDNQSPVALSLEIIDELPLQFQKRDFQLFHQLQKGEKDTLVYELKPLERGEYVFRNINIFLRSKLGLIERHIIVEQEQTIPVYPSIIQMRKYELLALARISIFPGVKKMRRLGNSYEFEQIRNYVKGDDFRSINWKATSRRNELMVNQYEDERSQQVFCVIDKGRSMKMPFEGLSLMDYAINSSLVILNIALQKHDKAGLMSFSDKIGSTVKAESGPKHLRTILEALYREKERNFEANYELLFQASRRFIRRRSLIFLYTNFESFSAMQRVLPILRRINHLHLLVVVFFENTEIQDYAKQEAYDTEMIYNRTIAQKFVEEKQRIVRELRQYGIQSILTRPEDLSINTVNKYLELKARGLI, translated from the coding sequence ATGTCTAAGCGATCTTTATACCTCTTTTTGGGCCTCTTGGCCGTTTTTGGCCTTAGTTTTTTGCCTTTGGGCATTGCGGCTCCTTTGCTTTATGCCCTTCGTTTGGCGCTCATTGTTGCCGCCAGCCAATTGGCCCTAAAACCCTTGCATCTTCCCCGACGGTTTTTTATCGTTTTGGGGAGCTTGGTGGTCTTTTTGGCCTTGGGTATGGCCGCTAGCTGGTTGTTGGTTATGGCGCAGGTAGCGCTTTTCCTCTTTTTGGCCTTGGTTGTTGTTGATGCCATTTTGCTTTTTCATCCTAAGATTAAGCTCAAAGCAGCGCGAAAACTGCCCAAGTTGTTCTCGCTTAGCGACCCCAACCCCATTAAATTAGAGCTAGACAATCAGTCGCCTGTTGCTTTATCCCTAGAAATCATTGACGAGCTCCCCTTACAATTTCAAAAGCGAGATTTTCAGTTGTTTCATCAGCTGCAAAAAGGGGAAAAAGATACCTTGGTCTATGAGCTCAAGCCTTTGGAGCGGGGAGAGTATGTGTTTAGAAATATCAACATCTTTTTGCGGTCTAAATTGGGCCTGATTGAGCGGCATATTATTGTAGAGCAGGAGCAGACGATTCCCGTTTATCCCTCTATTATTCAAATGCGCAAATATGAGCTTTTGGCCCTTGCTCGAATCTCTATTTTTCCAGGTGTCAAGAAAATGAGACGGCTAGGGAACAGCTATGAGTTTGAGCAAATCCGAAACTATGTAAAAGGCGATGACTTTAGGAGCATCAACTGGAAGGCCACCAGCCGCCGCAATGAGTTGATGGTTAACCAATATGAAGATGAGCGTTCGCAGCAGGTTTTTTGTGTGATAGACAAAGGCCGCTCGATGAAAATGCCTTTTGAGGGCCTCAGCTTGATGGATTATGCTATTAACAGCAGCTTGGTCATTTTGAATATTGCCCTACAAAAGCACGATAAGGCGGGCTTGATGAGCTTTTCGGATAAAATTGGAAGCACGGTAAAGGCAGAAAGTGGGCCCAAGCATTTGCGGACCATCTTGGAGGCGCTTTATCGAGAGAAAGAGCGAAACTTTGAGGCCAACTATGAATTGTTGTTTCAGGCCTCTCGTCGCTTTATTCGCCGCCGCAGCTTGATTTTTCTCTACACCAACTTTGAGAGTTTTTCGGCCATGCAGCGGGTTTTGCCCATTTTGCGGCGCATTAACCATTTGCATTTGTTGGTGGTTGTCTTTTTTGAGAATACCGAAATTCAGGATTATGCCAAGCAAGAGGCTTATGATACTGAAATGATTTACAATCGGACCATTGCGCAAAAGTTTGTAGAAGAAAAGCAGCGGATAGTTCGGGAGTTGCGGCAATATGGCATTCAGTCTATTTTAACTCGGCCCGAGGATTTGTCTATCAATACTGTAAATAAATATTTGGAGCTCAAGGCTAGGGGCTTAATTTAA
- the uvrA gene encoding excinuclease ABC subunit UvrA gives MSQQESKEQEFMEIWGASEHNLKKINLRIPRNQLVVITGVSGSGKSSLAFDTIYAEGQRRYMETFSSYARQFIGNMERPDVEKIEGLSPVIAIEQKTTSKNPRSTVGTVTEIYDFLRLLYARASDAYSYKTGKKMQRYSEEQIIEHIFQHFEGKKGILLAPLVRARKGHYRELFEQMRKQGFTKMRIDGYMIDLEAGMQIDRYKTHDIELVVDRLKVSKKRRDRFELSLKTALKHGNGFVMFMEHESETIHQYSKYLMCTDSGISYEEPSPNSFSFNSPYGACPHCKGLGELHEVDLELVIPDDSKSINEQAIVPLGEVRKNLTFKQLRALSKKYKFSFSTPVKEIPEEALRTILYGGDGSFDARNFGREELSHNLADEGLVRMLKHYYKSSSSEKIRSWAEEFMRVIDCPQCEGSRLRKESLYFKLAEKNIAELAQMDIRSLYDWLEELPSQLSKRQQLIGTDIIKELRLRLGFLLEVGLDYLQLNRPARTLSGGESQRIRLATQIGSQLTGITYVLDEPSIGLHQRDNEQLIVALRELTDIGNSVLVVEHDKDIMLASDYLIDLGPKAGKLGGEIVAEGKPQDFLSQSGITADYLANRLKILTPTARRKGHGKQLQLKGAKGNNLKSVDLELPLGTLICVTGVSGSGKSTLVNETLYPILRQHFYNSIQKPLAYDSIEGIEHIDKVIEIDQQPIGRTPRSNPATYIGVFDEIRKLFAAIPEAKIRGYKPGRFSFNVSGGRCEDCGGSGYRLIEMQFLPNVEVECENCKGKRYNRETLEIIYKKKSISDVLQMSVDEASDFFADLPKIHRKIATLQDVGLGYITLGQSATTLSGGEAQRIKLAKELSKRDTGNTFYILDEPTTGLHFADIRLLLNVLNMLVERGNTVLVIEHNMDVIKVADYLVDIGPEGGAKGGQIIAQGSPEEIAACPNSHTGRFLKLEL, from the coding sequence ATGAGCCAGCAAGAGTCAAAAGAGCAAGAATTTATGGAAATTTGGGGCGCCTCCGAGCATAACCTCAAAAAAATTAACTTGCGTATTCCCCGCAACCAATTGGTCGTCATTACTGGGGTAAGTGGTAGCGGCAAATCATCGCTGGCCTTCGATACTATCTACGCAGAGGGCCAAAGACGCTATATGGAGACCTTCTCCTCTTATGCCCGACAGTTTATCGGAAATATGGAACGACCCGATGTCGAAAAAATTGAAGGCCTTAGCCCCGTTATCGCTATCGAACAAAAAACAACCAGCAAAAATCCCCGCTCTACCGTAGGTACAGTTACCGAAATTTACGATTTCCTCCGCCTACTCTATGCCCGCGCTAGCGATGCCTATTCTTATAAGACAGGCAAAAAAATGCAACGCTATAGCGAGGAGCAAATTATCGAGCATATCTTCCAACACTTTGAGGGGAAAAAGGGCATCTTGCTGGCCCCCTTGGTCCGCGCCCGTAAAGGACATTACCGCGAACTCTTTGAACAAATGCGCAAACAGGGCTTTACCAAAATGCGCATAGATGGCTATATGATCGACCTTGAAGCAGGTATGCAAATCGACCGCTATAAAACTCATGATATTGAGTTAGTAGTAGACCGCCTCAAGGTGAGCAAAAAACGCCGCGACCGCTTCGAACTTTCTCTAAAAACAGCCCTCAAACATGGCAACGGCTTTGTCATGTTTATGGAACACGAAAGCGAAACAATTCATCAGTATAGTAAATATCTGATGTGTACCGATTCTGGCATTTCCTATGAAGAACCCTCCCCCAATAGCTTCTCTTTTAACTCCCCCTATGGCGCCTGTCCCCACTGTAAAGGCTTAGGCGAACTACATGAGGTAGACCTAGAACTGGTCATTCCAGATGATAGCAAAAGCATTAACGAACAAGCTATTGTCCCCCTAGGAGAGGTCCGAAAAAACCTAACTTTCAAACAACTGCGCGCCCTATCCAAAAAATATAAGTTTAGCTTCTCTACTCCTGTCAAAGAAATTCCCGAAGAAGCTCTCCGGACCATTCTCTATGGTGGAGACGGTAGCTTTGATGCCCGCAATTTTGGCCGAGAAGAATTATCGCACAATCTAGCCGATGAAGGCCTGGTGCGTATGCTCAAACATTATTATAAAAGCTCTAGCTCTGAGAAAATCCGCTCCTGGGCCGAGGAGTTTATGCGGGTCATCGATTGCCCCCAATGTGAAGGCAGCCGCCTGCGCAAAGAATCACTCTATTTTAAATTGGCCGAAAAAAATATCGCTGAATTAGCCCAAATGGATATCCGCAGCCTCTATGATTGGCTAGAAGAACTCCCCAGCCAGTTGAGTAAACGCCAACAGCTAATTGGTACCGATATTATTAAGGAATTACGCCTCCGACTAGGCTTCCTCCTAGAGGTGGGCCTCGATTATCTGCAACTCAATCGCCCCGCCAGAACCCTCTCCGGCGGAGAATCTCAACGCATCCGACTAGCTACCCAAATTGGCTCTCAACTGACCGGTATTACTTATGTCTTAGATGAACCTAGTATCGGCCTGCACCAAAGAGATAATGAACAGCTTATTGTAGCCCTCCGAGAATTAACCGATATCGGCAATTCGGTCTTGGTGGTAGAACATGATAAAGATATTATGCTGGCCTCCGATTATCTAATCGATTTAGGACCAAAAGCCGGTAAACTCGGTGGCGAAATTGTCGCCGAAGGAAAACCCCAAGACTTCCTCTCTCAATCGGGCATTACTGCCGATTATCTGGCTAACCGACTCAAGATCCTGACCCCTACAGCCCGCAGAAAAGGCCATGGTAAACAACTTCAGCTAAAAGGAGCAAAAGGCAATAACCTGAAGTCCGTCGATTTAGAACTGCCACTAGGAACGCTCATCTGTGTCACTGGCGTATCGGGTAGCGGAAAATCAACCCTAGTCAATGAAACCCTCTACCCTATTCTCCGCCAACATTTCTATAATTCGATCCAAAAACCCCTTGCCTATGATAGCATCGAAGGAATAGAACATATTGATAAGGTCATCGAAATTGACCAACAACCCATTGGCCGAACCCCCCGCTCTAATCCCGCTACTTATATTGGCGTTTTTGACGAAATTCGCAAGCTCTTTGCCGCTATCCCCGAAGCTAAAATCCGAGGCTACAAACCCGGCCGCTTTTCCTTTAATGTCTCTGGCGGACGCTGCGAAGATTGCGGAGGTAGCGGCTACCGCCTAATCGAAATGCAGTTTTTACCCAATGTAGAGGTAGAATGCGAAAACTGTAAAGGCAAACGCTATAATCGCGAAACCCTCGAGATTATTTATAAGAAGAAAAGTATTAGCGATGTGCTACAGATGTCGGTAGACGAAGCTAGCGACTTCTTTGCCGACCTGCCCAAAATTCATCGCAAAATTGCTACCCTCCAAGATGTAGGCCTAGGCTATATTACGCTCGGACAATCGGCAACGACGCTCTCTGGTGGAGAAGCCCAACGCATCAAACTAGCCAAGGAGCTGTCTAAACGAGATACGGGCAATACCTTCTATATTCTAGATGAACCCACCACCGGATTACATTTTGCCGATATTCGCCTGCTGCTCAATGTCCTCAATATGTTGGTGGAAAGAGGCAATACGGTCCTGGTGATTGAACATAATATGGATGTCATTAAGGTAGCCGACTATCTGGTTGATATTGGTCCAGAAGGAGGGGCCAAAGGCGGGCAAATTATTGCCCAAGGCAGCCCAGAAGAAATTGCCGCCTGCCCCAATAGCCATACTGGCCGCTTCCTAAAACTAGAGTTGTAG